A genome region from Solirubrobacter pauli includes the following:
- a CDS encoding DNA-directed RNA polymerase subunit beta: protein MASVDAPRTRRTFARLDKSVEVPNLIDIQKKSFAWLVDPEGGGLRETIDDISPIEDYTGNLAVQFGEFTFDNPVASLDECREKDLTYARPLTVTVGFINRETGEIREQSVFMGDFPWMTDRGTFIINGTERVVVTQLVRSPGAYLMEPKDPEKQVFVANLMPARGSWLELEIDKKGRVYVRIDRKRKLPVTVLLRAMGYSTDEEILKLFNDSLYIRNTIDADTEVTRSEEGALIELFKKQRPGEPPSVDNARALLNQLFFDPKRYDLTRVGRYKLNSRLGLDIDLDVRTLTHDDILALVRELVKLPNVLGISEELDEDLKDYAAEALSRPREAVEDHLDEYEHFGNRRLRTVGELIQEAFRIGLYRMERVVRERLTTEDADTITPQTIINIRPVVAALKEFFGSSQLSQFMDQNNSLSGLTHRRRLSALGAGGLTRERAPIEVRDVHPTHYGRMCPIETPEGPNIGLIGSLSSYAQISEHGFVTTPYRVVKDGKITDDIVHLDATEEQERLIAQANEPLDENGGLTGDSILCRTQAGQYVYVAPTEVDLIDVSPEQIWSVATAMIPFLEHDDANRALMGSNMQRQAVPLLKTDAPLVGTGMERRAAFDSGDVLLARNAGTIDFVDATRIVIATEDGNRDEYELQKFMRSNQGTLIHQKPVIKVGQQVQEGELLADGSSSDKGEMALGKNLRVAFMSWEGYNFEDAIILSRRIVKDDELTSIHIEEYEVDARTTKLGDEEITRDIPNRSEESLRNLDDRGIVRIGAEVQSGDLLVGKVTPKGETELTAEEKLIRAIFKEKAREVRDTSLKVPHGSSGVVIDVKTFSRAAGDDLSPGVNDLVRVFVAKKRKIQEGDKLAGRHGNKGVISKIVPEEDMPFLEDGTPVDVILNPLGVPSRMNIGQILETHLGWAAAEGWYDDGTEAFKTKDEKERGKVYVATPVFDGATVADVDHALLQWQREHKGAIRMEIDENARAGERASGKLQLFNGRTGEPFEKRVTVGYMYILKLNHLVDDKIHARSTGPYSLVTQQPLGGKAQFGGQRFGEMEVWALEAYGAAYTLQEMLTIKSDDTVGRVKAYEAIVKGENIAEPSIPESFKVLLKEMQSLALDVNVVSDDGARAEMGDEDDDLLRAAEELGIDLSGVRATDGQANDENESLEIAEGEEGQTDDDAATDAGYIEAAATDGEETE, encoded by the coding sequence TTGGCTTCCGTTGACGCTCCCCGCACGCGACGTACGTTCGCGCGCCTCGACAAGTCCGTTGAGGTCCCGAACCTCATCGACATCCAGAAGAAGTCCTTCGCCTGGTTGGTTGATCCTGAGGGCGGTGGGTTGCGCGAGACGATCGACGACATCTCGCCGATCGAGGACTACACGGGCAACCTGGCCGTGCAGTTCGGGGAGTTCACGTTCGACAACCCGGTGGCGTCCCTGGACGAGTGCCGTGAGAAGGACCTCACGTACGCGCGGCCGCTGACCGTCACGGTCGGCTTCATCAACCGCGAGACCGGTGAGATCCGCGAGCAGTCCGTCTTCATGGGCGACTTCCCGTGGATGACCGACCGCGGCACCTTCATCATCAACGGCACCGAGCGCGTCGTCGTGACGCAGCTCGTCCGCTCGCCGGGCGCCTACCTGATGGAGCCGAAGGACCCGGAGAAGCAGGTCTTCGTCGCCAACCTCATGCCGGCCCGCGGTTCGTGGCTCGAGCTCGAGATCGACAAGAAGGGCCGCGTCTACGTCCGCATCGACCGCAAGCGCAAGCTGCCCGTCACGGTGCTGCTGCGGGCGATGGGCTACAGCACGGACGAAGAGATCCTGAAGCTGTTCAACGACAGCCTCTACATCCGCAACACGATCGACGCCGACACCGAGGTCACGCGCTCGGAAGAGGGCGCGCTGATCGAGCTGTTCAAGAAGCAGCGCCCGGGCGAGCCGCCGTCCGTGGACAACGCGCGCGCGCTCCTGAACCAGCTCTTCTTCGACCCGAAGCGCTACGACCTCACGCGCGTCGGCCGTTACAAGCTGAACTCGCGCCTGGGCCTGGACATCGACCTCGACGTCCGCACGCTCACGCACGACGACATCCTCGCGCTCGTCCGCGAGCTCGTGAAGCTCCCGAACGTCCTCGGCATCTCCGAGGAGCTCGACGAGGACCTCAAGGACTACGCCGCGGAGGCGCTCAGCCGCCCGCGCGAGGCCGTCGAGGACCACCTGGACGAGTACGAGCACTTCGGCAACCGCCGGCTGCGCACCGTCGGCGAGCTGATCCAGGAAGCGTTCCGCATCGGTCTGTACCGCATGGAGCGCGTCGTCCGCGAGCGCCTCACCACCGAGGACGCGGACACGATCACGCCGCAGACGATCATCAACATCCGCCCGGTCGTGGCCGCGCTGAAGGAGTTCTTCGGCTCCTCGCAGCTCAGCCAGTTCATGGACCAGAACAACTCGCTCTCGGGCCTGACGCACCGCCGCCGCCTGTCGGCGCTGGGCGCCGGCGGCCTGACGCGCGAGCGCGCGCCGATCGAGGTGCGAGACGTCCACCCGACCCATTACGGCCGCATGTGCCCGATCGAGACCCCCGAGGGTCCGAACATCGGCCTGATCGGCTCGCTGTCCTCGTACGCCCAGATCTCCGAGCACGGCTTCGTGACGACGCCGTACCGGGTGGTCAAGGACGGCAAGATCACCGACGACATCGTCCACCTGGACGCGACCGAGGAGCAGGAGCGCCTCATCGCCCAGGCCAACGAGCCGCTCGATGAGAACGGCGGCCTGACCGGCGACTCGATCCTCTGCCGTACGCAGGCCGGCCAGTACGTGTACGTGGCCCCGACCGAGGTCGACCTGATCGACGTCTCGCCGGAGCAGATCTGGTCCGTCGCGACGGCGATGATCCCGTTCCTCGAGCACGACGACGCCAACCGCGCGCTCATGGGCTCGAACATGCAGCGCCAGGCCGTGCCGCTCCTGAAGACCGACGCCCCGCTCGTGGGCACCGGCATGGAGCGCCGCGCGGCGTTCGACTCGGGCGACGTCCTGCTGGCCCGCAACGCCGGCACGATCGACTTCGTCGACGCGACGCGGATCGTCATCGCCACCGAGGACGGCAACCGCGACGAGTACGAGCTGCAGAAGTTCATGCGCTCGAACCAGGGCACGCTCATCCACCAGAAGCCGGTCATCAAGGTCGGCCAGCAGGTGCAGGAGGGCGAGCTCCTCGCCGACGGCTCGAGCTCCGACAAGGGCGAGATGGCGCTGGGCAAGAACCTGCGCGTCGCCTTCATGTCCTGGGAGGGCTACAACTTCGAGGACGCGATCATCCTCAGCCGCCGCATCGTCAAGGACGACGAGCTCACCTCGATCCACATCGAGGAGTACGAGGTCGACGCCCGCACGACGAAGCTCGGCGACGAGGAGATCACGCGCGACATCCCGAACCGCTCGGAGGAGTCGCTGCGCAACCTCGACGACCGCGGCATCGTCCGCATCGGCGCCGAGGTCCAGTCGGGCGACCTGCTGGTCGGCAAGGTCACGCCGAAGGGCGAGACCGAGCTCACCGCCGAGGAGAAGCTGATCCGCGCGATCTTCAAGGAGAAGGCGCGCGAGGTGCGCGACACCTCCCTGAAGGTGCCGCACGGCTCGTCCGGCGTCGTCATCGACGTCAAGACGTTCAGCCGCGCCGCGGGTGACGACCTGTCCCCGGGCGTCAACGACCTGGTCCGCGTCTTCGTCGCCAAGAAGCGCAAGATCCAGGAGGGCGACAAGCTCGCCGGCCGCCACGGCAACAAGGGCGTCATCTCCAAGATCGTCCCCGAGGAGGACATGCCGTTCCTCGAGGACGGCACCCCGGTCGACGTGATCCTCAACCCGCTGGGCGTGCCGTCGCGCATGAACATCGGGCAGATCCTCGAGACCCACCTCGGGTGGGCCGCGGCCGAGGGCTGGTACGACGACGGCACCGAGGCGTTCAAGACCAAGGACGAGAAGGAGCGCGGCAAGGTCTACGTGGCCACGCCCGTCTTCGACGGCGCCACGGTCGCGGACGTCGATCACGCCCTGCTGCAGTGGCAGCGCGAGCACAAGGGCGCGATCCGCATGGAGATCGACGAGAACGCGCGAGCGGGTGAGCGGGCCTCCGGCAAGCTCCAGCTCTTCAACGGCCGCACCGGCGAGCCGTTCGAGAAGCGCGTGACCGTCGGCTACATGTACATCCTGAAGCTCAACCACCTCGTGGACGACAAGATCCACGCTCGCTCGACGGGCCCCTACTCGCTCGTCACCCAGCAGCCGCTGGGCGGCAAGGCGCAGTTCGGCGGCCAGCGCTTCGGCGAGATGGAGGTGTGGGCCCTCGAGGCGTACGGCGCCGCCTACACGCTCCAGGAGATGCTCACCATCAAGTCCGACGACACCGTCGGGCGCGTGAAGGCCTACGAGGCGATCGTCAAGGGCGAGAACATCGCCGAGCCGTCGATCCCCGAGTCCTTCAAGGTCCTCCTGAAGGAGATGCAGTCGCTGGCGCTCGACGTCAACGTCGTCTCCGACGACGGGGCGCGTGCCGAGATGGGCGACGAGGACGACGACCTGCTGCGTGCGGCCGAGGAGCTCGGCATCGACCTCAGCGGCGTGCGTGCCACCGACGGCCAGGCGAACGACGAGAACGAGAGCCTGGAGATCGCCGAGGGCGAAGAGGGCCAGACAGACGACGACGCGGCGACCGACGCGGGCTACATCGAAGCCGCCGCCACCGACGGTGAGGAGACCGAGTAA
- a CDS encoding M14 family metallopeptidase has product MVALLAGAAPAAASDELPTADSALVQVFVPAGTDISALSERYDLAEYKHVEEDGSVLIVADATAADRAALRAEGFRIGSTIEDATTRAAVAEERDAQREADDLAAAYAEAGAPKTRAAVAARGETVIQRADRFTNYAGTFLYVEAFNKATVSTGPTSFSGPTQALSYAGADGVYAAATDMQRYTDGTTTPDTYMFHRQLVRLTGPAAQIPVGELTVRVASSSGAVDTSKVTTWPGGTLPPHVASYQQGFFNRYQDPTENRAQLDKLATEFPNLVTAVNLPHLSAGYQRKAMGIVGLKTPYADQVANNGSLGNVGTDATQTAAIRATQALVINTKAWGHEGGNAVSVELKAPAAPNAPLLVAVDGSGIVVSLAGDAAGAPASKTADVVAAINASPAAAALVTASTFRGNLGQGIAQPTAKTLMKDYLNAPAHVQRGPFQQRVYRIGAHRDGTKVGVFFTCQVHAREWTTGLTCVETAERLVRNYATDPQTKQLLDNVEVFIHANGNPDGGHLSMYDFASQRRNMTNYCAYNDPLGRNQWGVDLNRNYTEYSRFDGPWVGASGDCTADSYSGPGEASEPETKNDMWIADTYPNIKFASNMHSFGGYFMWSPGAYLDDGKRTTSPAPNIGVEKYFFQAGEKILGRIKEHRGTVITPARTGPIADVIYSGAGSSADDHWYRKGIIGYGFETGADRFISTEEGTAQIQTGFQPPFGAATGGADPRLANEGRDQAMEFASGNFGMIEAAYDYALDTTAPKTSIEYSAAQSDSAPITFKFNWLDEAAVIRYTTDGSTPTLASPTYNAERPRGLGELLTVTKPGVTEVKWFATDIKGNQSAVQTQALQIGEQGTVGGTVPATLALTLGTPATFGAFVPGVDAEYTASTDATVISTAGDATLSVADTGANPGHLVNGAFALPQPLRGLGVVKTWSAPTSNEKVTVTFKQAIGKADALRTGTYAKTLTFTLSTTSP; this is encoded by the coding sequence GTGGTGGCGCTGCTCGCCGGCGCGGCACCGGCCGCGGCGAGCGACGAGCTGCCGACCGCGGACAGCGCGCTCGTGCAGGTGTTCGTGCCCGCGGGCACGGACATCTCGGCGCTGAGCGAGCGCTACGACCTCGCGGAGTACAAGCACGTCGAGGAGGACGGCTCGGTCCTGATCGTCGCCGACGCCACGGCCGCTGACCGGGCCGCGCTCCGCGCCGAGGGCTTCCGGATCGGGAGCACGATCGAGGACGCGACCACGCGCGCGGCCGTCGCCGAGGAGCGCGACGCGCAGCGCGAGGCGGACGATCTCGCCGCCGCGTACGCGGAGGCCGGTGCGCCGAAGACCCGGGCGGCGGTCGCCGCGCGCGGGGAGACGGTGATCCAGCGCGCGGACCGGTTCACGAACTACGCCGGCACGTTCCTGTACGTGGAGGCGTTCAACAAGGCCACGGTGTCGACGGGGCCGACGTCGTTCAGCGGCCCGACGCAGGCGCTGTCGTACGCGGGCGCCGACGGCGTCTACGCGGCGGCGACCGACATGCAGCGCTACACCGACGGCACGACGACGCCGGACACCTACATGTTCCACCGCCAGCTCGTGCGCCTGACCGGCCCGGCGGCGCAGATCCCGGTCGGTGAGCTCACCGTGCGGGTGGCGTCGAGCTCCGGCGCCGTGGACACCAGCAAGGTCACGACCTGGCCGGGCGGCACGCTGCCGCCGCACGTCGCGAGCTACCAGCAGGGCTTCTTCAACCGCTACCAGGACCCGACGGAGAACCGGGCGCAGCTGGACAAGCTCGCGACCGAGTTCCCGAACCTGGTCACGGCGGTCAACCTGCCGCACCTGAGCGCCGGCTACCAGCGCAAGGCGATGGGCATCGTCGGCCTCAAGACGCCGTACGCCGACCAGGTCGCCAACAACGGCAGCCTCGGCAACGTCGGCACCGACGCCACGCAGACCGCGGCGATCCGCGCGACGCAGGCGCTGGTGATCAACACCAAGGCCTGGGGCCACGAGGGCGGCAACGCCGTCTCGGTCGAGCTCAAGGCGCCGGCCGCGCCGAACGCGCCGCTGCTGGTGGCGGTCGACGGCTCCGGCATCGTCGTCAGCCTGGCGGGTGACGCCGCGGGCGCGCCGGCGAGCAAGACGGCGGACGTCGTAGCGGCCATCAACGCCAGCCCCGCCGCCGCGGCCCTCGTGACCGCCTCGACCTTCCGCGGCAACCTCGGCCAGGGCATCGCCCAGCCGACCGCCAAGACGCTGATGAAGGACTACCTGAACGCGCCCGCGCACGTCCAGCGCGGCCCGTTCCAGCAGCGCGTGTACCGGATCGGCGCGCACCGCGACGGCACGAAGGTCGGCGTGTTCTTCACCTGCCAGGTCCACGCGCGCGAGTGGACGACCGGCCTCACCTGCGTCGAGACGGCCGAGCGGCTGGTCCGCAACTACGCGACCGACCCGCAGACCAAGCAGCTGCTCGACAACGTCGAGGTGTTCATCCACGCCAACGGCAACCCCGACGGTGGGCACCTGTCGATGTACGACTTCGCCTCCCAGCGGCGCAACATGACCAACTACTGCGCCTACAACGACCCGCTCGGGCGCAACCAGTGGGGCGTCGACCTCAACCGCAACTACACCGAGTACTCGCGCTTCGACGGCCCGTGGGTGGGCGCGTCGGGCGACTGCACGGCCGACAGCTACTCGGGCCCGGGCGAGGCCTCCGAGCCCGAGACCAAGAACGACATGTGGATCGCGGACACGTACCCGAACATCAAGTTCGCGAGCAACATGCACTCGTTCGGCGGCTACTTCATGTGGTCTCCGGGCGCGTACCTGGACGACGGCAAGCGCACGACGTCGCCCGCGCCGAACATCGGCGTCGAGAAGTACTTCTTCCAGGCGGGCGAGAAGATCCTCGGCCGGATCAAGGAGCACCGCGGCACGGTGATCACGCCGGCGCGCACGGGCCCGATCGCGGACGTGATCTACTCCGGCGCCGGCTCCTCGGCCGACGACCACTGGTACCGCAAGGGCATCATCGGCTACGGCTTCGAGACCGGTGCCGACCGCTTCATCTCGACCGAGGAGGGGACGGCGCAGATCCAGACCGGGTTCCAGCCGCCGTTCGGCGCAGCCACCGGCGGCGCCGACCCGCGCCTCGCCAACGAGGGTCGCGACCAGGCGATGGAGTTCGCCTCCGGCAACTTCGGCATGATCGAGGCGGCGTACGACTACGCCCTGGACACGACGGCGCCGAAGACGTCGATCGAGTACTCGGCCGCTCAGTCCGACAGCGCGCCGATCACGTTCAAGTTCAACTGGCTCGACGAGGCGGCGGTCATCCGCTACACCACCGACGGCTCGACGCCGACGCTCGCGTCACCGACCTACAACGCCGAGCGCCCGCGCGGCCTCGGCGAGCTGCTCACGGTCACCAAGCCCGGCGTCACCGAGGTCAAGTGGTTCGCCACGGACATCAAGGGCAACCAGTCGGCGGTGCAGACGCAGGCGCTGCAGATCGGGGAGCAGGGGACGGTCGGCGGGACGGTGCCCGCGACGCTCGCGCTCACGCTCGGCACGCCGGCGACGTTCGGCGCGTTCGTGCCGGGCGTGGACGCCGAGTACACGGCGTCGACCGACGCGACCGTCATCTCGACGGCCGGTGACGCGACGCTGAGCGTGGCCGACACCGGGGCGAACCCGGGTCACCTCGTCAACGGCGCGTTCGCCCTGCCCCAGCCGCTGCGGGGCCTGGGCGTCGTCAAGACGTGGTCGGCGCCGACCAGCAACGAGAAGGTCACGGTCACGTTCAAGCAGGCGATCGGCAAGGCCGACGCCCTTCGGACAGGGACCTACGCGAAGACCCTGACCTTCACGCTGAGCACGACCTCCCCGTAG
- a CDS encoding DNA-directed RNA polymerase subunit beta' has protein sequence MIDINNFDAIEIGLASSKQIRSWSSGEVTKPETINYRTLKPEKDGLFCERIFGPTKDWECYCGKYKRVRYKGIVCERCGVEVTRSKVRRERMGHIDLAAPVSHIWFFKGVPSRIGYLLDMAPKELEKVLYFAASMVTWVDEDARAADLEELAGKVNESLDEYAAEKNLRLQEIDESLERREEYLRSGSQTGFGDEDHLWAEHLDIDVKKLEDDERTKHIKDMRKSLEADRTDTEAYIEDAMERLRQVWDLFQDMTPKQVVNDETLFRELKERFGSPYGWGEYFRGGMGAEAVRDLLEQVNLEEERVELEDQVRTAKGQKQQRAVKRLKVVSAFLHSGNKPEMMILEAVPVIPPELRPMVQLDGGRFATSDLNDLYRRVINRNNRLKRLLDLGAPEIIVNNEKRMLQEAVDALFDNGRRGRPVTGPGNRALKSLSDMLKGKQGRFRQNLLGKRVDYSGRSVIVAGPSLRLHQCGLPKLMALELFKPFIMARLVERKAVQNIKAAKKMVDSMIPEVWDVLEEVIHEHPVLLNRAPTLHRLGIQAFEPVLVEGKAIQVHPLVCHAFNADFDGDQMAVHLPLSAEAQAEARVLMLSSNNILSPAHGAPLATPTQDMILGTYYLTYGPEIEDLIKIDPATYEPKVHVFRSAQEAELAYEHNLVQLHDVAQYRTEWAEGSTHTLTTVGRIIFNDKIERALEETMGEDFDRSQYVYINKSLRKRDTTQFVDDLVQAFGAGAISQVLDAFKDLGFRFATQAGITISKNDVVVPPSKQEILAKYEQRVADLQEQYEDGLITQEERHIAVTDQWNAATEEVAEAMIEHIQTTDQLNSIYMMASSGARGSFKQIRQLAGMRGLMANPKGEIIERPVKANFMEGLDVIEYFTSTHGARKGLADTALRTADSGYLTRRLVDVAQDVIIRIEDCGTEEFLDSPTYKLDGEPNDMLVGRVAAADIKIGKDILVNKGEEIGRAEFAALIAGNGTAPTTVPVRSTLKCEATVGVCQKCYGRAMATGQTAMIGDAVGIVAAQSIGEPGTQLTMRTFHTGGVAGADITHGLPRIVELFEARKPKGLAKIAEVGGTVSVEDTDKARTVVITDDAGEEHRHSFPRRTRLHVAEGEVIEAGRQLNEGSLYPHELLELRGRTDTEVYLVKEVQEVYKSQGVDIHDKHIELIVRQMLKKVRVEQKGDTDLLPGQFVDRHEFKKINDKVIAAGGEPAVHAEIILGITKASLATDSFLSAASFQETTKVLTDAALEGKIDRLAGLKENVIIGKLIPAATGLKRYRSIEIEPSEPLPRGIDDVGLLDGDDLAAELGLDDGEGLQGFGPAFDTTELDEINAGFGPAGGSFDDIGADLDGDDRK, from the coding sequence GTGATCGACATCAACAATTTCGACGCCATCGAGATCGGTCTCGCCTCTTCGAAGCAGATCCGGAGCTGGAGCTCCGGTGAGGTGACGAAGCCCGAGACGATCAACTACCGCACGCTGAAGCCGGAGAAGGACGGCCTCTTCTGCGAGCGCATCTTCGGTCCGACCAAGGACTGGGAGTGCTACTGCGGCAAGTACAAGCGCGTCCGTTACAAGGGCATCGTCTGCGAGCGCTGCGGCGTCGAGGTCACGCGGTCCAAGGTGCGCCGTGAGCGCATGGGCCACATCGACCTGGCCGCCCCCGTGAGCCACATCTGGTTCTTCAAGGGCGTCCCGTCGCGCATCGGCTACCTGCTCGACATGGCTCCCAAGGAGCTCGAGAAGGTCCTCTACTTCGCGGCCTCCATGGTCACGTGGGTGGACGAGGACGCGCGCGCGGCCGACCTCGAGGAGCTGGCCGGCAAGGTCAACGAGTCCCTCGACGAGTACGCCGCCGAGAAGAACCTGCGCCTGCAGGAGATCGACGAGTCCCTCGAGCGCCGTGAGGAGTACCTCCGCAGCGGCTCTCAGACGGGCTTCGGCGACGAGGACCACCTCTGGGCCGAGCACCTTGACATCGACGTCAAGAAGCTCGAGGACGACGAGCGCACGAAGCACATCAAGGACATGCGCAAGTCCCTGGAGGCCGACCGCACGGACACCGAGGCGTACATCGAGGACGCCATGGAGCGTCTGCGCCAGGTCTGGGACCTCTTCCAGGACATGACGCCCAAGCAGGTCGTCAACGACGAGACGCTGTTCCGTGAGCTCAAGGAGCGCTTCGGCTCGCCGTACGGCTGGGGCGAGTACTTCCGCGGCGGCATGGGCGCCGAGGCGGTCCGCGACCTGCTCGAGCAGGTCAACCTCGAGGAGGAGCGGGTCGAGCTCGAGGACCAGGTGCGCACGGCCAAGGGCCAGAAGCAGCAGCGCGCCGTCAAGCGCCTGAAGGTCGTCTCGGCCTTCCTGCACTCCGGCAACAAGCCGGAGATGATGATCCTCGAGGCCGTCCCGGTGATCCCGCCGGAGCTGCGCCCGATGGTGCAGCTGGACGGTGGCCGCTTCGCGACCTCCGACCTCAACGACCTCTACCGCCGCGTCATCAACCGGAACAACCGCCTCAAGCGGCTCCTGGACCTCGGCGCGCCGGAGATCATCGTCAACAACGAGAAGCGGATGCTGCAGGAGGCCGTCGACGCGCTGTTCGACAACGGCCGCCGCGGCCGGCCCGTCACGGGCCCGGGCAACCGCGCCCTGAAGTCCCTGAGCGACATGCTCAAGGGCAAGCAGGGCCGCTTCCGCCAGAACCTGCTCGGCAAGCGCGTCGACTACTCGGGCCGCTCGGTCATCGTGGCCGGCCCGTCGCTGCGCCTGCACCAGTGCGGCCTGCCGAAGCTGATGGCGCTCGAGCTGTTCAAGCCGTTCATCATGGCCCGCCTCGTCGAGCGCAAGGCCGTCCAGAACATCAAGGCGGCCAAGAAGATGGTCGACTCGATGATCCCGGAGGTCTGGGACGTCCTCGAAGAGGTCATCCACGAGCACCCGGTGCTCCTGAACCGCGCCCCCACGCTCCACCGCCTGGGCATCCAGGCCTTCGAGCCCGTGCTCGTCGAGGGCAAGGCGATCCAGGTCCACCCGCTCGTCTGCCACGCGTTCAACGCGGACTTCGACGGCGACCAGATGGCCGTGCATCTCCCGCTCTCCGCCGAGGCCCAGGCCGAGGCGCGCGTGCTGATGCTCTCGTCCAACAACATCCTGTCCCCGGCGCACGGCGCTCCGCTGGCCACGCCGACGCAGGACATGATCCTCGGCACGTACTACCTCACGTACGGCCCCGAGATCGAGGACCTGATCAAGATCGACCCGGCCACGTACGAGCCGAAGGTGCACGTGTTCCGCTCCGCCCAGGAGGCCGAGCTGGCGTACGAGCACAACCTCGTGCAGCTGCACGACGTCGCGCAGTACCGGACGGAGTGGGCCGAGGGCAGCACGCACACGCTCACCACGGTCGGGCGCATCATCTTCAACGACAAGATCGAGCGCGCGCTGGAAGAGACGATGGGCGAGGACTTCGATCGCTCGCAGTACGTCTACATCAACAAGTCCCTGCGCAAGCGCGACACGACCCAGTTCGTCGACGACCTGGTGCAGGCCTTCGGCGCGGGCGCGATCTCGCAGGTCCTGGACGCGTTCAAGGACCTCGGCTTCCGCTTCGCCACGCAGGCCGGCATCACGATCTCCAAGAACGACGTGGTCGTGCCGCCGTCCAAGCAGGAGATCCTGGCCAAGTACGAGCAGCGGGTCGCCGACCTGCAGGAGCAGTACGAGGACGGCCTGATCACGCAGGAGGAGCGGCACATCGCCGTCACCGACCAGTGGAACGCGGCGACTGAGGAAGTCGCCGAGGCGATGATCGAGCACATCCAGACGACCGACCAGCTGAACTCCATCTACATGATGGCCAGCTCCGGCGCCCGTGGCTCGTTCAAGCAGATCCGCCAGCTGGCCGGCATGCGTGGCCTCATGGCCAACCCGAAGGGCGAGATCATCGAGCGTCCCGTGAAGGCGAACTTCATGGAGGGCCTCGACGTCATCGAGTACTTCACCTCGACCCACGGCGCCCGCAAGGGCCTCGCGGACACCGCCCTGCGTACGGCCGACTCGGGGTACCTGACCCGCCGTCTGGTCGACGTCGCGCAGGACGTGATCATCCGGATCGAGGACTGCGGCACCGAGGAGTTCCTGGACTCGCCGACGTACAAGCTCGACGGCGAGCCGAACGACATGCTCGTCGGCCGCGTCGCGGCGGCGGACATCAAGATCGGCAAGGACATCCTGGTCAACAAGGGCGAGGAGATCGGCCGCGCGGAGTTCGCGGCGCTGATCGCCGGCAACGGCACCGCCCCGACCACCGTCCCGGTCCGCTCGACGCTCAAGTGCGAGGCGACCGTCGGCGTGTGCCAGAAGTGCTACGGCCGCGCCATGGCCACCGGCCAGACCGCCATGATCGGCGACGCGGTCGGCATCGTCGCCGCGCAGTCGATCGGCGAGCCCGGCACGCAGCTGACCATGCGTACGTTCCACACCGGCGGCGTCGCCGGCGCGGACATCACGCACGGCCTCCCGCGCATCGTCGAGCTGTTCGAGGCGCGCAAGCCGAAGGGTCTCGCGAAGATCGCCGAGGTCGGCGGCACCGTGTCGGTGGAGGACACCGACAAGGCCCGCACCGTGGTCATCACGGACGACGCCGGCGAGGAGCACCGTCACTCGTTCCCGCGCCGCACGCGTCTGCACGTGGCCGAGGGCGAGGTCATCGAGGCCGGCCGGCAGCTCAACGAGGGCTCGCTGTACCCGCACGAGCTGCTGGAGCTCCGCGGCCGCACCGACACCGAGGTCTACCTGGTCAAGGAAGTCCAGGAGGTCTACAAGTCGCAGGGCGTGGACATCCACGACAAGCACATCGAGCTGATCGTGCGTCAGATGCTCAAGAAGGTGCGCGTCGAGCAGAAGGGCGACACGGACCTGCTCCCGGGCCAGTTCGTGGACCGTCACGAGTTCAAGAAGATCAACGACAAGGTGATCGCGGCCGGCGGCGAGCCCGCCGTGCACGCCGAGATCATCCTCGGCATCACCAAGGCCTCCCTGGCCACCGACTCCTTCCTCTCGGCCGCCTCCTTCCAGGAGACGACGAAGGTCCTGACGGACGCTGCCCTCGAGGGCAAGATCGACCGTCTCGCGGGCCTGAAGGAGAACGTGATCATCGGCAAGCTGATCCCGGCGGCCACGGGCCTCAAGCGCTACCGCTCGATCGAGATCGAGCCGTCGGAGCCGCTCCCCCGCGGCATCGACGACGTCGGCCTCCTCGACGGCGACGACCTCGCCGCCGAGCTGGGTCTGGACGACGGCGAGGGCCTGCAGGGCTTCGGCCCGGCGTTCGACACGACCGAGCTGGACGAGATCAACGCCGGCTTCGGCCCGGCGGGTGGCTCGTTCGACGACATCGGCGCCGACCTGGATGGCGACGACCGCAAGTAG